The proteins below come from a single Trachemys scripta elegans isolate TJP31775 chromosome 16, CAS_Tse_1.0, whole genome shotgun sequence genomic window:
- the ALAS2 gene encoding 5-aminolevulinate synthase, erythroid-specific, mitochondrial, whose translation GQDAWVLVTALTPPPAPLPGCEIFSDAGNHASMIQGIRNSGVPKHVFRHNDPQHLAQLLGRSPPGVPKIVAFETVHSMDGGICPLEELCDVAHAHGALTFVDEVHAVGLYGARGAGIGERDGVLGKVDIVSGTLGKAFGCVGGYIASTAALVDTVRSYAAGFIFTTSLPPPVLAGALASLRVLAGPEGRGLRRAHQRNVKHMRQLLMDAGLPVVSCPSHIIPIRVGDAALNSRLCDLLLSQHNIYVQAINYPTVPRGEELLRLAPSPHHTPPMMDYFVERLVQGWQDVGLPLQPPASSSCHFCQRPLHFALMSEWERDSFGSLGAQCLTSSA comes from the exons gggcaggacgcctgggttctggtCACAGCActaacacccccccccgcccccctgccagGCTGTGAGATCTTCTCGGACGCGGGGAATCATGCCTCCATGATCCAGGGCATCCGCAACAGCGGGGTCCCCAAACACGTCTTCCGGCACAACGACCCCCAGCACCTGGCCCAGCTGCTGGGGCGCAGCCCCCCCGGCGTCCCCAAGATCGTGGCCTTTGAGACCGTGCACTCCATGGACG gTGGGATCTGCCCCCTGGAGGAGCTGTGTGATGTGGCCCACGCGCACGGCGCCCTCACCTTCGTGGACGAGGTTCACGCCGTGGGGCTGTACGGCGCCCGTGGGGCCGGCATCGGGGAGCGCGACGGGGTGCTGGGCAAGGTCGACATCGTCTCCGGCACCCTGG GGAAGGCCTTCGGCTGCGTGGGGGGGTACATCGCCAGCACAGCGGCGCTGGTGGACACGGTTCGCTCCTACGCGGCCGGCTTCATCTTCACCACCTCGCTGCCCCCGCCGGTGCTGGCCGGCGCCCTGGCCTCCCTGCGGGTGCTGGCCGGGCCCGAGGGCCGGGGGCTGCGCCGGGCCCACCAGCGCAACGTCAAGCACATGCGGCAGCTGCTAATGGACGCCGGGCTGCCCGTCGTCAGCTGCCCCAGCCACATCATCCCCATCCGG GTGGGCGACGCGGCCCTGAACTCCCGGCTCTGTGACCTTCTCCTGTCCCAGCACAACATCTACGTCCAGGCCATCAACTACCCCACGGTGCCCCGGGGCGAGGAGCTGCTGCGCCTggcgccctccccccaccacacgcCCCCCATGATGGACTACTTTGTGG agcggctggtgcagggctggcaggacGTGgggctccccctgcagccccccgcgTCCTCCTCCTGCCACTTCTGCCAGCGGCCCCTGCACTTCGCCCTCATGAGCGAGTGGGAGAGAGATTCCTTCGGCAGCCTGGGGGCCCAGTGCCTCACCAGCAGCGCCTGA
- the PRICKLE3 gene encoding prickle planar cell polarity protein 3 has translation MAEPPEDADPDRGQPCHTCGDQCPGFLVHGWRKICQHCKCPREEHAVRAVPVDLERMMCRLISDFQRHSISDDDSGCASEEYAWVPPGLKPEQVYQFFSCLPEDKVPYVNSPGERYRIRQLLHQLPPHDSEAQYCSPLEEEEKKELKLFSQQRKRENLGRGTVRLFPVTITGAICEQCGKQIRGGDIAVFASRAGHGACWHPQCFQCTTCQELLVDLIYFYQEGKIYCGRHHAEHLKPRCQACDEIIFADECTEAEGRHWHMRHFCCFECEEALGGQRYVMRQSRPYCCRCYQALYAEYCDACGEPIGINQGQMTYEGQHWHATDACFCCTRCRLPLLGKPFLPKGGQIFCSRGCSLGGDEASASDSCDSALHGPRPQDRRRAPLRRPPVARSVSFAGRPAPARGSDPGGRRSWSGTPGAEEGGEPAGCTSRGTSTCPRPPEEEEGGSESHFHRGVPHRHSMPELGLAPAKGADWTSSSISKLSVSPRLSLGPALEGGGAAVGEGGFPRGAAPRVSFREPLVAGEPGGSRSAQLHRRRPRARRCSSSDNALHLAGEEEPEGGLPPEEQGRGGRRLVYSASEGAFPPSHRRRYLRGRGGPWHDSSSSSSSSDSEEEGYFLGEPIPLPPHLRGGASPPPTAEAGPPRQGGGKRRQGLRGARDRSCVVA, from the exons ATGGCTGAG CCGCCCGAAGATGCCGACCCCGACCGGGGGCAGCCGTGCCACACGTGTGGGGACCAGTGCCCCGGCTTCCTGGTGCACGGATGGAG GAAGATCTGCCAGCACTGCAAGTGCCCTCGGGAGGAGCACGCAGTGCGGGCGGTGCCCGTCGACCTGGAGCGCATGATGTGCCGGCTCATCTCGGACTTCCAGCGCCACTCGATCTCCGACGACGACTCGGGCTGCGCCTCCGAGGAGTACGCCTGGGTGCCGCCCGGCCTCAAGCCGGAGCAG GTGTATCAGTTCTTCAGCTGCCTCCCTGAGGACAAGGTGCCCTATGTGAACAGTCCTGGAGAGCGGTACCGGATCCGCCAGCTCCTGCACCAGCTGCCCCCCCACGACAGCGAG GCTCAGTACTGCAGCcctctggaggaggaagagaagaaggagcTGAAGCTTTTCTCCCAGCAGCGGAAGCGGGAGAATCTCGGACGGGGGACGGTCCGGCTGTTCCCGGTCACCATTACTGGTGCCATCTGTGAACAG TGCGGGAAGCAGATCCGTGGCGGGGACATCGCGGTGTTTGCCAGCCGGGCGGGGCACGGGGCCTGCTGGCACCCCCAGTGCTTCCAGTGCACGACCTGCCAGGAGCTGCTGGTGGATCTCATCTACTTCTACCAGGAGGGGAAGATCTACTGCGGGCGGCACCACGCCGAGCACCTCAAACCCCGCTGCCAGGCCTGTGACGAG ATCATCTTCGCCGACGAGTGCACGGAGGCCGAGGGCCGCCACTGGCACATGCGCCATTTCTGCTGCTTCGAGTGCGAGGAGGCGCTGGGCGGGCAGCGTTACGTCATGCGTCAGAGCCGCCCCTACTGCTGCCGCTGCTACCAGGCCCTCTACGCCGAGTACTGCGACGCCTGCGGGGAGCCCATCG GCATCAACCAGGGCCAGATGACCTACGAGGGCCAGCACTGGCACGCCACCGACGCCTGCTTCTGCTGCACCCGCTGCCGGCTGCCGCTGCTGGGCAAACCCTTCCTCCCCAAGGGGGGGCAGATCTTCTGCTcccggggctgcagcctgggcggGGACGAGGCCAGCGCCTCGGACTCCTGCGACTCGGCCCTCCAcggcccccgcccccaggacAGGCGCCGGGCCCCCCTCCGCCGCCCGCCTGTCGCCCGCTCCGTCTCCTTCGCCggccgccctgccccagcccggggcTCGGACCCTGGCGGGCGGCGCAGCTGGAGCGGGACCCCCGGGGCGGAGGAGGGGGGCGAGCCGGCCGGATGCACCTCGCGGGGCACCTCCACCTGCCCGCGACCcccggaggaggaggaaggag GTTCCGAGTCCCATTTCCACCGCGGCGTCCCCCACCGACACTCCATGCCCGAGCTAGGCCTGGCCCCGGCCAAGGGGGCCGACTGGACCAGCAGCTCCATCTCCAAGCTCTCGGTCTCCCCCCGGCTCAGCCTGGGGCCCGCCctggagggcgggggggcagcggtgggggagggaggcttcCCCCGGGGTGCCGCCCCCCGAGTGAGCTTCCGCGAGCCCCTGGTGGCGGGCGAGCCGGGGGGGTCCCGCAGCGCCCAGCTGCATCGGCGCCGGCCCCGCGCCCGGCGCTGCTCCTCCTCCGACAACGCCCTGCAcctggcgggggaggaggagcctgAGGGGGGGCTCCCCCCGGAggagcagggccggggggggcggcgcttggtCTATTCGGCCTCAGAGGGGGCCTTCCCCCCCAGCCACCGGCGCCGTTACCTCCGGGGCCGCGGCGGCCCCTGGCacgactcctcctcctcctcttcctcctcggaCTCGGAGGAGGAAGGCTACTTCCTCGGGGAGcccatccccctgcctccccacctgCGGGGCGGGGCCAGCCCCCCTCCGACCGCTGAGGCGGGACCCCCCcggcagggagggggcaaaagGCGCCAGGGGCTGCGGGGGGCTCGGGACAGGAGCTGCGTGGTGGCCTGA
- the PLP2 gene encoding proteolipid protein 2, giving the protein MVFSIVFFVIYTLGLNKQLAFVHWGWSDFIRALIGALLFLITSLIVVIGHRDGAGIAAGVFGLLAGILFAYDAYITFPTLRKTHTAAPTESPEGV; this is encoded by the exons ATGGTGTTTTCAATCGTCTTCTTCGTCATCTACACGCTAGGATTAAACAAGCAGTTGGCGTTTGTGCATTGGGGCTGGAGT GATTTCATCCGTGCTCTGATTGGTGCTCTGCTCTTCCTCATCACCTCCCTCATCGTCGTCATTGGCCACAGGGACGGTGCTGGCATCGCAGCTGGG GTCTTTGGGCTCCTGGCTGGCATCCTGTTTGCATATGATGCCTATATTACATTCCCCACCCTCCGGAAAACCCACACAGCTGCCCCCACTG AATCCCCGGAGGGTGTCTGA